The proteins below are encoded in one region of Hordeum vulgare subsp. vulgare chromosome 3H, MorexV3_pseudomolecules_assembly, whole genome shotgun sequence:
- the LOC123439959 gene encoding pentatricopeptide repeat-containing protein At3g54980, mitochondrial-like gives MRRPPRLVVGGASSPSLAWRSLCTTASASASAIPIPAAPPHQTDPLSAHFSNRPAARDPAVVENLTSTLRALFASSSSHTRAFTLLKSAAFDAGLAPDALVDAVLSAAAGPHSGSPVAAAHVSLLSRLLTSLSRAGRASAATDAYAHMVVRGVVPDVKSRTDLLVTTARCSSARDALALFAEMRGRGYRVDAWMFDALMRACVKEGMLEDAVRLFDEMPGAEIEPDQRVYALVIAALCKLRDADRALLLLGAMKDAGFETWDFTYRSVVHVLVKAGRMEEALRVKDEMLSAGKKMDVVLATILMHGYCLRGEVENALDLFDETLTNGILPTNVTYGTLIRGCDQAGMTQKVYVLYRQMRGQGLLPSSHEFNLVIKSLLCDKRWEDAVSLCMEMADYRLPDVFTYNGLIRWLCQQHKLREALHLFGKMKETGVKPSVVTYNSLLMGYCEKGSMDEAVKLYSEMPVEGFVPNVFTYTFLMKGYIKKKAFDKAYALLDEMKQNGVSCNEYTYNVLINGICMGDRIYEVDEMLKNFIGEGFVPSTMTYNSIINGFVKAGMMCSAFSMYQQMREKGIPANIVTYTSFIDGYCRTSCCDLGLKMLNNVRRKGLQPDIAAYNSLISGFCREGNMSHALQFLVILLKDGLTPTSAVYTNFLTGYKDLKMMKEASKFYESMIREGIAADTVTYTTLIDGFSKDGNVAFALELYSEMMAKGNIPDDITFTALTHGLCRIGDIDGAKKLLDDMRRLDVRPNALIYNMLVNGSLRDGKLQEAFQLHDEMLNRGIVPDDTTYDLLAGKKSPEGDSFVDAESPI, from the coding sequence ATGCGCCGCCCACCACGGCTCGTAGTCGGAGGAGCCTCCTCGCCCTCGCTCGCATGGCGTTCCCTCTGCaccaccgcctccgcctccgcctccgccatcCCCATTCCCGCCGCGCCACCCCACCAAACCGATCCCCTGTCTGCCCACTTCTCGAACCGCCCGGCCGCGCGCGACCCCGCCGTCGTGGAGAACCTCACCTCCACCCTCCGCGCGCTCTTCGCCTCATCCTCGTCCCACACGCGTGCCTTCACCCTCCTCAAGTCGGCCGCCTTCGACGCCGGCCTCGCCCCGgacgccctcgtcgacgccgtcCTCTCCGCCGCGGCCGGCCCTCACTCCGGCTCCCCCGTCGCAGCCGCTCACGTGTCCCTCCTAAGCCGCCTCCTCACCTCCCTCTCCCGCGCCGGTCGCGCCAGCGCGGCCACCGACGCCTACGCCCACATGGTCGTCCGCGGCGTGGTCCCGGACGTCAAGTCCCGCACCGACCTGCTCGTCACCACCGCGCGCTGCTCGTCGGCCCGGGATGCGCTTGCACTCTTTGCGGAGATGCGGGGGAGGGGCTATCGCGTGGACGCATGGATGTTCGATGCGCTCATGCGGGCCTGCGTCAAGGAAGGGATGCTCGAGGATGCTGTCAggctgtttgatgaaatgcccggcGCTGAGATCGAGCCCGACCAGCGCGTCTACGCTCTCGTGATCGCGGCACTGTGCAAACTGCGTGATGCTGaccgcgcgctcctcctccttggGGCGATGAAGGATGCTGGCTTCGAGACCTGGGACTTCACCTACAGGTCTGTGGTGCATGTGCTCGTCAAGGCGGGAAGGATGGAGGAGGCTCTGCGGGTCAAGGACGAAATGCTCTCTGCCGGCAAAAAAATGGATGTGGTTCTTGCGACGATTTTGATGCATGGCTATTGCTTGCGAGGCGAGGTTGAGAACGCTCTGGATCTTTTCGACGAGACCCTGACGAATGGTATATTGCCCACTAATGTGACGTACGGGACGCTTATAAGAGGCTGTGATCAAGCCGGGATGACACAGAAGGTGTATGTGCTATATCGTCAGATGAGAGGGCAGGGGCTGTTGCCAagttcacacgagttcaatttggtTATCAAGAGCCTGTTGTGTGATAAACGGTGGGAAGATGCTGTAAGCTTGTGTATGGAGATGGCTGATTATAGGTTACCGGATGTCTTCACGTACAATGGTCTAATTCGTTGGCTGTGCCAGCAACATAAGCTCCGCGAAGCACTGCACTTGTTTGGTAAGATGAAAGAAACTGGAGTGAAACCATCTGTTGTGACATACAACAGCTTGTTAATGGGTTACTGTGAGAAGGGGTCCATGGATGAAGCAGTCAAACTGTACTCAGAGATGCCTGTGGAAGGATTTGTACCTAATGTGTTCACGTACACATTTTTGATGAAAGGGTATATCAAGAAGAAGGCTTTTGACAAGGCCTATGCCCTCCTTGATGAAATGAAACAGAATGGAGTTTCTTGCAATGAGTATACATATAATGTTCTCATAAATGGCATTTGCATGGGTGACCGGATTTATGAAGTTGATGAAATGCTGAAGAACTTCATAGGTGAAGGTTTTGTCCCAAGCACAATGACATACAACAGTATCATCAATGGATTTGTGAAAGCTGGTATGATGTGCTCAGCATTTTCTATGTATCAGCAGATGCGTGAGAAAGGTATACCCGCTAACATAGTAACATATACCAGTTTCATTGACGGTTACTGCAGAACCAGTTGTTGTGATCTGGGACTTAAAATGCTAAATAATGTGAGGCGCAAAGGCCTTCAACCTGACATTGCTGCGTACAATTCTTTAATCAGTGGGTTTTGCCGTGAAGGGAATATGTCTCATGCACTGCAATTTCTTGTTATTCTCCTGAAAGATGGTCTAACACCCACATCTGCCGTGTACACTAATTTTCTTACTGGGTACAAGGATTTGAAAATGATGAAAGAGGCTTCCAAATTCTACGAGAGCATGATTAGAGAAGGAATTGCCGCTGATACAGTAACATACACTACCTTAATCGACGGTTTCTCAAAAGATGGCAATGTAGCCTTTGCATTGGAATTGTACTCAGAGATGATGGCTAAGGGTAACATTCCCGATGATATCACTTTCACAGCGTTAACACATGGCCTTTGCCGCATTG